A region from the Bactrocera dorsalis isolate Fly_Bdor chromosome 1, ASM2337382v1, whole genome shotgun sequence genome encodes:
- the LOC105227280 gene encoding HEAT repeat-containing protein 1 homolog produces MSTSLQEQLQRLAVPQTMTLADSRSKASVLFDRKEAGTKTRRIIYEIGLAGLQELIALNPIFQTFENTLFNETTIDLERSVEQKDVNILLDRNISKFLQHLSPYFLLRPTLMCLEWLIRRFHIQEYNRNALLALALPYHETNTFILILQVIRIKQADQEWNWLHPLQKPGVPVPKTVLINRAASDVAFLKFVCQATLDAVKELGTRANSLQTQLNFYASVVVGALEHAARVEEWHIITILPSLLKGLQSEVLDFAAASYIVGTQLVARTPITPKLCNALVERAASVSLERLRQTAILFLVFLFDKQHRAKPQFSENTLLHLATQKWFIANLAALAKSNVYLHALYVALLQQALSAIQAEHKDSEALKSFLERLLNEVALNDDSAQEIINAFLNAYEEQPLSPQKALQDGEMIELSSDDDEEMVNNNSNFQAWYSEYLRKLERKYPVAFDHTIKEGLTSNSQEFASKRSVLKMALGFRLKTFDSSATDIYEQLYHHTAKIRAFAVQTLLANLRDYSARPQNLHLLRECLADRIADDSELVVKEILKLPTAEFVQVLGADKVAEALIAILNKVQQDAEHWAPLTAVTVQHLTSREIVETYDTNIILLALMPLLFPDSSSSNTFQAITSILKSPLSAKIGFLQELQLVRDSESFNAVEFKKQFLDVISKSTATPTGLSLFHSAETHGERIFKNALHFSHFLLLATACLKTDLTGTEAGYVFTQIRTTYRRFRVRQLESKQWDMVEKEKCIPLQLFSDFIVSLAQHTHFEHLFEWEQIHDDLRTFFDIFNLLAEEGFQQTKAAAQQTEWLRTLKEVFDHIFDNAQQKLEFLSNFYVYESNAALGADYALLRLRAFKLTNALFKNKNNKLHINTSHVFRIASALNAPSETTRLQALETLQVLKACAELSAPLQHFVDSILARSYEFSMDHEQFPLILYTILKPTHKKQQPQSVKVLREIVQLVTAEDALKHAAFTAQILKTLKHIDDASLLIDLIPLGARTLTQTQVEDALLLLPQPYSTILQLICDRFDHQTIGTVLLDQPAAWQFIVQLFGAHNVYIQHGGKLRAVPCVLLEALDEYCYEQIPQNYKTDLIKLIVQTMAATDTDAVFLSANKLLKRCSINCAPLVELLAQMSRIVENNEASAGAAAKRKSNATSATKRDAETQNQLTTQVTTKAWKQGVALLELLEHKKKLEEAEQLLPALFDLLRFCLELEEQAVVEYTKQLTLSTLLHCCQLAQASGVQLAKVLPKSTFRIDLIVQCVRGAQNPQTQNNALVLLSHCAALFPHQVLHSVVDVFTFMGSSVVRHDDAFSFHIINNVIESIVPILVRSRHADGAVDNTSTVELVIPVLKVFSDILLDVPEHRRLSLYSKLLLTLGAEQFLWIFLCIVFEAHVLEDEKQRLSQRKHKNDKPSGPAAAAAEKYSKRLEICLDLTNQFAPEITLDTCIELLGYIKSLPMDKADKEEAKGKAKKTIDATEQCLFDVKCRTAKQLRHYKYVIMQYLSGISSSPQFLRKIALLSDAEQLAIKPYYQNFIIKTLSYIPLVNTAIETVEETSQLKFWKVILHHLHDVLDNAISLLSPDMFLVVVYGLMRHQLVSIRKKVIELLINKLQQRDGYFDRSDPQNFYNLLEPLSDITMGILTQHESSSATPGTASPSTPTNELVFLQQTALIAIKLLSKMFALQHIKEFKEILAHLIKVLKQRSKISKIVLATVVLTIIEISSNLKAHSLALLPKYMPQMVDILQDQAKLVQSQLPDNVCIAIITGTQKLFESLPLFLGPYVVDVITALSTISANISAQQSERDQRAATALHRISTIWSKIASDVPVRILVPSCEKAYRKLMAAHNYADIAVLMQLLPECINKSPSADLTAVQSELGAFFLHTLEFRLQVRNNCERERVASTETVIIDAFVTWVLKLSESSFRPYYQKVYEWAIKQRAERETILTYFLLTKKIAEALKTLFSLFARDIIDDAANLLNVYNATKQNIEADQEALTSDIVKSILSTLYTLFLHDSKGFVNNRRFEVLMQPLVDQLENRLVLESEELQQALQMCVAQLAAAASNDIMWKQLNYQVLMKTRTNVPEVRILSFNCCLEIARKLGEDFTPLLPETVPFVAELLEDENQRVEKNTRKAVQELENILGESLQSYL; encoded by the exons ATGTCGACCTCGCTGCAGGAGCAATTGCAGCGGCTGGCCGTGCCGCAGACTATGACATTGGCTGATTCGCGTTCGAAAGCTTCCGTACTCTTCGATCGCAAAGAAGCTGGCACTAAAACACGGCGTATCATATATGAAATAGGTTTGGCAGGTTTGCAGGAACTCATCGCACTGAATCCCATCTTTCAGACTTTTGAAAATACCCTCTTCAATGAAACCACAATTGATTTGGAACGTTCCGTTGAGCAGAAAGACGTTAATATACTACTCGATCGCAATATCAGTAAATTCCTACAACACTTGTCGCCATACTTCTTGTTGCGCCCCACGCTCATGTGTTTGGAATGGTTAATACGTCGTTTTCATATACAAGAATATAATCGCAATGCGCTACTAGCTTTGGCATTGCCATATCACGAAACGAATACGTTCATATTAATATTACAAGTGATACGTATTAAACAAGCCGATCAAGAATGGAATTGGTTGCATCCATTGCAAAAACCCGGTGTGCCTGTGCCGAAAACAGTGCTAATCAATCGAGCGGCAAGCGATGTAGCCTTCTTGAAATTCGTTTGCCAAGCAACATTGGACGCTGTAAAAGAGTTGGGCACACGTGCCAACTCGTTGCAAACACAACTGAATTTTTATGCTTCCGTTGTGGTTGGCGCACTTGAACACGCGGCGAGAGTAGAGGAGTGGCATATAATTACTATACTACCTTCACTACTTAAGGGTTTACAATCTGAAGTATTGGATTTTGCAGCGGCTTCTTATATTGTGGGCACACAATTGGTGGCGCGTACACCGATAACTCCGAAATTGTGTAATGCTTTGGTAGAGCGTGCTGCATCTGTGTCCTTGGAACGTTTACGTCAAACAGCGATCTTATTTCTAGTATTTTTGTTTGATAAGCAGCATCGCGCTAAGCCGCAATTCAGTGAAAATACTTTATTGCATTTGGCAACACAAAAATGGTTTATCGCAAATTTGGCCGCCTTGGCTAAAAGCAATGTATATTTGCATGCATTGTATGTAGCGCTGTTGCAACAAGCGCTGAGCGCCATACAAGCCGAGCACAAAGATTCGGAAGCTTTGAAATCGTTTCTGGAACGTTTATTAAATGAGGTGGCGCTAAATGATGATTCGGCGCAGGAAATAATTAA cgcTTTTCTAAATGCATACGAAGAGCAGCCGTTGTCACCACAGAAAGCGTTACAGGACGGTGAAATGATTGAGCTCAGTTCGGACGACGACGAGGAAATGGTAAATAATAATAGCAATTTCCAGGCTTGGTATTCTGAATACTTGCGTAAGCTCGAACGAAAATATCCAGTCGCATTCGATCACACCATAAAAGAGGGTCTAACCTCAAATTCACAAGAATTCGCCAGCAAACGCAGTGTGCTTAAAATGGCCTTAG GTTTCCGTTTGAAAACGTTTGATTCAAGCGCCACCGATATCTACGAACAACTCTACCACCACACAGCCAAAATACGCGCCTTTGCCGTGCAAACACTTTTAGCAAACTTGCGCGATTACAGCGCGCGTCCACAAAATCTGCATTTACTGCGGGAATGCCTCGCCGACCGCATAGCTGACGACAGTGAATTGGTtgttaaagaaatattgaagttaCCAACGGCAGAATTTGTGCAAGTGTTAGGCGCTGATAAGGTAGCCGAAGCTTTAATTGCCATTTTGAATAAAGTGCAACAAGATGCCGAGCACTGGGCGCCTTTAACAGCAGTGACCGTGCAGCATTTGACAAGCCGCGAGATTGTGGAGACTTACGACACTAACATAATACTGTTAGCTTTAATGCCGCTGCTCTTCCcagacagcagcagcagcaataccTTTCAGGCCATTACTAGCATACTCAAAAGTCCGCTAAGCGCGAAGATTGGCTTCTTGCAAGAGCTGCAATTGGTGCGTGATAGTGAAAGCTTCAATGCCGTGGaattcaaaaaacaatttcTCGATGTTATCTCCAAATCAACAGCTACGCCGACGGGTTTGAGTCTCTTCCACAGCGCAGAGACGCATGGTGAACGCATCTTCAAGAACGCTTTACATTTTTCACACTTCTTGTTGTTGGCCACTGCATGCTTGAAAACCGATTTGACTGGCACCGAAGCGGGTTACGTATTCACCCAAATACGCACAACCTATCGACGCTTTCGCGTGCGTCAACTCGAAAGCAAACAATGGGATATGGTCGAGAAAGAGAAATGCATACCGTTGCAATTGTTCTCCGATTTTATCGTTTCGCTCGCGCAACATACACATTTCGAGCATCTCTTCGAGTGGGAGCAAATACACGATGATCTACGCacatttttcgacattttcaacCTACTCGCCGAAGAGGGTTTCCAACAAACCAAAGCGGCCGCACAGCAAACCGAATGGCTCCGTACTCTAAAAGAAGTTTTCGACCACATCTTCGACAACGCGCAGCAAAAGTTGGAATTCCTCAGCAATTTCTATGTATATGAGAGCAATGCCGCACTTGGCGCCGACTATGCGCTGCTGCGTTTGCGCGCCTTCAAGCTAACCAATGCgctattcaaaaataaaaacaacaagttgCACATCAACACCTCACACGTGTTTCGCATAGCTAGCGCTTTGAATGCGCCCTCGGAGACAACGCGCCTGCAAGCGCTCGAAACACTACAAGTGTTAAAGGCGTGCGCGGAACTAAGCGCTCCGCTACAGCACTTTGTCGACAGCATACTGGCGCGCAGCTATGAGTTTAGCATGGATCACGAGCAATTCCCACTCATACTCTACACCATACTGAAGCCGACGCATAAGAAGCAACAGCCGCAAAGCGTGAAAGTGTTGCGCGAAATTGTGCAGCTGGTCACCGCCGAGGATGCGCTCAAACATGCCGCATTCACCGCGCAGATACTGAAAACGCTCAAGCATATAGACGATGCCAGTTTGCTCATCGACTTGATACCGCTGGGCGCGCGCACGCTCACGCAGACGCAAGTCGAGGACGCCTTGTTGCTTTTGCCGCAACCCTACAGCACCATATTGCAATTGATATGCGATCGCTTTGACCATCAAACCATCGGCACGGTGCTATTGGATCAACCAGCCGCTTGGCAATTCATCGTGCAGCTATTCGGCGCGcacaatgtatacatacaacATGGCGGTAAATTGCGCGCAGTGCCGTGTGTGCTGCTCGAGGCGCTCGACGAGTACTGCTACGAACAGATACCGCAAAATTACAAAACCGACTTGATCAAATTGATTGTGCAAACGATGGCCGCTACCGACACCGATGCCGTCTTCTTAAGCGCCAATAAATTGTTGAAGCGTTGCAGCATCAACTGCGCGCCATTGGTGGAATTGTTAGCGCAAATGTCGCGCATTGTCGAAAACAATGAGGCGAGTGCTGGCGCGGCGGCTAAGCGCAAGTCAAATGCCACATCGGCCACCAAGCGCGATGCGGAAACACAAAACCAACTCACAACGCAAGTCACCACCAAGGCGTGGAAGCAAGGCGTCGCCTTGTTGGAACTGCTCGAGCACAAGAAAAAGCTCGAGGAAGCCGAGCAGCTGCTGCCCGCGCTCTTCGATTTGCTGCGCTTCTGTTTGGAATTGGAGGAGCAAGCTGTGGTGGAGTACACCAAACAGCTGACGCTCTCTACGCTGCTGCATTGCTGTCAGCTGGCGCAAGCGTCCGGCGTACAATTGGCGAAAGTGTTGCCCAAGTCCACGTTCCGCATCGATTTGATTGTGCAGTGTGTGCGCGGCGCGCAAAATCCACAAACGCAAAATAATGCTTTGGTGTTGTTGTCACATTGCGCGGCGCTCTTTCCGCACCAGGTGCTGCATAGCGTGGTGGATGTCTTCACATTTATGGGCTCGTCGGTGGTGCGTCACGATGATGCCTTCAGCTTTCACATCATCAATAATGTGATCGAATCGATTGTGCCGATTTTGGTGCGTTCACGGCATGCCGACGGCGCTGTGGATAACACGAGCACCGTCGAGCTGGTCATACCGGTGCTGAAGGTGTTCTCCGACATACTCTTGGACGTGCCGGAGCACCGCCGTTTGTCGCTCTACAGCAAACTGCTGCTGACGCTCGGCGCCGAGCAGTTCTTATGGATTTTCCTTTGTATAGTCTTCGAAGCGCATGTGCTGGAGGATGAGAAGCAGCGTCTCTCGCAGCGCAAGCACAAGAATGATAAGCCCAGCGGCCCAGCAGCGGCGGCGGCCGAGAAGTACTCCAAACGTTTGGAAATCTGTCTGGACCTGACCAACCAATTTGCGCCCGAAATTACGCTCGACACTTGCATTGAGCTGCTCGGTTATATCAAATCATTGCCGATGGATAAAGCGGATAAGGAAGAGGCTAAAGGCAAAGCTAAGAAAACTATCGACGCCACCGAGCAGTGCTTGTTCGATGTGAAGTGTCGCACCGCCAAACAATTGCGTCACTACAAATACGTGATTATGCAATACCTTTCGGGTATTTCGAGTTCACCACAATTTTTGCGTAAGATCGCCTTGCTCAGCGATGCCGAACAGTTGGCCATAAAGCCATATTATCAAAATTTCATCATAAAAACACTCTCGTACATACCGTTAGTGAATACAGCCATCGAAACTGTTGAGGAAACATCACAATTGAAATTCTGGAAAGTCATACTCCATCATCTGCACGATGTGTTGGACAATGCCATCTCATTGCTATCGCCGGATATGTTCCTCGTGGTCGTATACGGTCTCATGCGTCATCAATTGGTCTCCATACGCAAGAAAGTCATCGAATTGCTCATTAATAAACTACAACAACGTGATGGCTACTTCGATCGCAGTGATCCACAAAATTTCTATAATCTTCTAGAGCCGCTTAGTGATATCACCATGGGCATACTGACCCAACACGAGTCGTCGTCCGCCACACCGGGCACTGCTTCACCTTCCACGCCCACCAATGAGTTGGTTTTCCTGCAGCAGACCGCGCTCATTGCCATCAAGCTCTTATCGAAAATGTTTGCTTTGCAACATATTAAAGAGTTCAAGGAGATACTCGCACATCTCATCAAGGTGCTGAAGCAACGTTCGAAGATTTCGAAAATCGTCTTGGCTACAGTGGTGCTCACCATTATAGAGATCTCGTCGAACTTGAAGGCTCACTCGTTGGCTCTGCTGCCGAAATATATGCCTCAAATGGTAGATATTCTACAGGATCAAGCGAAATTAGTGCAGTCTCAGCTGCCGGATAATGTCTGCATCGCTATCATAACAG GCACGCAAAAACTCTTCGAATCGCTGCCACTCTTCCTGGGACCgtatgtcgtcgacgtcataACCGCCTTGAGTACAATTTCCGCCAACATCAGCGCACAACAATCGGAACGCGATCAGCGCGCCGCCACCGCCCTACATCGCATCAGCACAATTTGGTCGAAGATCGCCAGCGATGTGCCGGTCCGCATACTGGTGCCCAGCTGTGAAAAGGCCTATCGCAAGCTAATGGCTGCACACAATTACGCCGATATCGCTGTGCTCATGCAACTACTGCCCgaatgcataaataaatcacCGAGCGCCGACCTGACAGCCGTACAAAGCGAATTGGGCGCATTCTTCTTGCACACCCTGGAATTCCGCCTGCAGGTGCGCAACAATTGTGAGCGTGAACGTGTCGCCAGCACTGAGACGGTCATCATTGATGCATTCGTCACATGGGTGCTGAAACTATCCGAAAGCAGTTTCCGTCCATACTACCAGAAAGTCTACGAATGGGCCATCAAACAGCGCGCCGAACGTGAAACCATACTCACCTACTTCTTGCTGACCAAGAAAATTGCCGAAGCGCTCAAGACGCTCTTCTCGCTTTTTGCACGTGACATCATCGATGATGCGGCGAATTTGCTCAATGTATATAATGCGACAAAGCAAAATATCGAAGCCGACCAGGAGGCACTCACTAGCGATATTGTCAAATCCATTTTGAGCACGCTTTACACGCTCTTCCTGCACGACAGCAAGGGTTTCGTGAACAATCGACGCTTTGAGGTGCTTATGCAGCCGCTGGTCGATCAGTTGGAGAATCGTTTGGTGTTGGAGAGCGAAGAATTGCAACAGGCTTTGCAGATGTGTGTCGCCCAACTGGCTGCGGCCGCCTCCAATGACATAATGTGGAAGCAACTGAACTATCAGGTGTTGATGAAGACACGCACCAATGTGCCGGAGGTGCGCATATTGTCCTTCAATTGTTGCCTGGAGATTGCACGTAAGTTGGGTGAAGACTTTACGCCACTACTGCCGGAAACGGTGCCTTTCGTGGCTGAGCTGTTGGAAGATGAGAATCAACGTGTCGAGAAGAATACACGCAAGGCGGTGCAAGAGTTGGAGAATATACTTGGTGAATCGTTGCAGAGTTACTTATAA